One genomic window of Lepeophtheirus salmonis chromosome 5, UVic_Lsal_1.4, whole genome shotgun sequence includes the following:
- the LOC121118904 gene encoding uncharacterized protein: protein MFKSDDLKKKVMEHSTIIEDDQQLYDWGIERLDQYYLNGENPAHQHQNHSNHNHNNSNHSDYPYNNVSNYEAYNNANNHLQPIHPHTHHRGLLHNHEHLQKHCNSVNTPPSSPKEGELRRSFSNHYFSSSNNNNNCNTLQNKRPFLPPQVVDMDINESLKVERKRARNRVAASKCRLRKLERISVLDQQASQLRADNDELSNLSTKLKSEIYALKEELNWHINNGCKIWYSEQGYMDQKSSQSSGSASSSPLSHYSTNHIKQEEAVAFSPEKEFVNS from the exons ATGTTTAAGAGtgatgatctaaaaaaaaaagtcatggagCACTCCACCATCATTGAAGACGATCAGCAATTATATGATTGGGGCATAGAAAGGCTTGATCAATACTATCTCAATGGCGAAAATCCAGCTCATCAACATCAAAACCATTCAAACCACAACCACAATAACAGCAACCATTCAGACTATCCCTACAACAATGTAAGCAACTACGAGGCTTACAACAATGCCAATAACCATTTACAACCTATCCATCCTCATACCCATCATCGAGGCCTTCTTCATAATCATGAACATCTCCAAAAACATTGTAATAGCGTCAACACGCCTCCATCCTCACCCAAGGAAGGAGAGCTCCGACGATCCTTTAGTAACCACTACTTCTCATCAagcaataataacaataactgtAATACTCTCCAAAACAAAAGACCCTTTCTACCTCCGCAAGTGGTGGATATGGATATAAATGAAAGCTTAAAA GTCGAACGAAAACGGGCCCGAAACAGAGTTGCTGCCTCAAAATGTCGACTACGTAAACTCGAACGAATATCCGTTTTAGATCAACAGGCCTCACAATTAAGAGCTGATAATGATGAGCTTTCAAACCTCTCTACGAAATTAAAATCCGAGATTTATGCCCTAAAAGAAGAGTTAAACTGGCATATCAACAATGGTTGTAAAATTTGGTATTCTGAGCAAGGATACATGGATCAAAAATCAAGTCAAAGTAGTGGGAGTGCATCCTCATCACCATTATCTCATTATAGTACTAATCATATCAAACAAGAAGAAGCAGTTGCTTTTAGTCCAGAGAAGGAGTTTGTAAACTCATAA
- the LOC121117501 gene encoding uncharacterized protein, which translates to MIITYLILINIIFAHGTLKDDVNKWYDFVSNPKNRCAPNPHDEKNTLVHENYKYGLFETLLNDCSKDNGYSLNYKLDMGKKLKKKTLNGEGTIAFNTNTNHGFRTGVCVRTLSSDVNRIDATFEANEIQGYFKVYFKGETTMDGYARDSKIISPVRYFVREKLVNVTSNKNNWIKKFDYHSFINDAVHDHIIGLDGKDVQVICDNNGYSNYILNKCEETSYMFQSNSCHYNIQINKSESKPSRNFRWNRLRDERHYNGEDDFVDCSKQWITGSEAKKVIKSWFDKLQKLTPDPYWKSQPFSNPIDETEDKPSIYVKVPEWNRSYLNVNFTAKDLVEDYGTQTNIDGELIFKLNTTKFSKKNIQNYMFIVSKMRFDESTFHIVYEIEDHAVEKLKELLDSKLVILGHIKGGRYHGIVRRFGRLVSGSNSNCAKKIFAGLAFIGRYDNGIPVGPSWRVVPGGGLLYGDINGAEFTGDNLAYIYPDLDTVIIGKFKKGILIEGKEATLTGVRCVNGIYEARFSEPEGPSYHYLPATNETYGDQPMLTDPLDKKYYYLKKSNVDHELADQGVFASRDIEEGTIFALYNGLSLNSENLTCLIKSILMKARRKVLRIPLRNISDT; encoded by the exons ATGATTATAACATATTTGAttctgataaatataatatttgcacATGGAACACTCAAGGACGATGTAAATAAATGGTATGACTTTGTTTCAAATCCCAAAAATAGATGTGCTCCTAATCctcatgatgaaaaaaatactttggttcacgaaaattacaaatatggTTTATTTGAGACGCTATTGAACGACTGCTCAAAAGATAATGGATATTCTTTGAACTACAAATTAGATATgggaaaaaagttaaagaaaaaaacattgaatggTGAAGGAACTATTGCATTTAATACAAACACGAACCATGGGTTTAGAACAGGAGTTTGTGTGAGAACTTTATCCTCAGATGTAAATCGTATTGATGCAACATTCGAAGCAAATGAAATTCAAGGGTATTTCAAGGTATATTTCAAAGGTGAAACAACTATGGATGGCTATGCCAGGGATTCTAAGATTATTAGTCCTGTGAGGTACTTTGTAAGGGAGAAACTTGTGAATGTTACATCCAATAAGAataattggattaaaaaatttgacTACCATAGTTTTATAAATGATGCCGTACACGATCACATTATTGGATTAGATGGCAAGGATGTTCAAGTTATTTGTGATAATAATGGATATTCAAACTATATCCTGAATAAATGTGAGGAAACAAGTTACATGTTTCAAAGTAATTCATGTCATTATAacatccaaataaataaatctgaatCTAAACCTTCAAGAAATTTTCGCTGGAATCGATTGAGAGATGAAAGACATTATAATGGAGAAGATGATTTTGTAGACTGCTCCAAACAGTGGATAACAGGATCTGAGgcaaaaaaagtcataaaaagttGGTTTGATAAGTTACAAAAGCTCACCCCAGATCCTTACTGGAAAAGTCAGCCCTTTTCAAATCCTATTGACGAAACGGAAGATAAACCTTCCATATACGTCAAAGTACCAGAATGGAATCGATCATATCTTAATGTAAACTTTACAGCCAAAGATTTGGTGGAAGATTATGGAACACAAACTAATATCGATGGAGAACTAATTTTTAAGTTGAACACAACCAAATTTTCT aaaaaaaatattcaaaattatatgtttattgttTCCAAAATGAGATTCGATGAATCAACCTTCCATATTGTTTATGAAATAGAAGATCATGCAGTTGAAAAACTAAAGGAACTTTTGGATTCCAAATTGGTGATTCTTGGACATATTAAAGGAGGAAGATACCATGGTATTGTGCGACGATTTGGTCGCTTGGTATCAGGTTCTAACAGCAACTGTGCGAAAAAAATATTCGCTGGTTTAGCATTCATTGGTCGTTATGATAATGGAATTCCAGTGGGTCCATCATGGCGAGTAGTACCTGGTGGTGGATTATTGTATGGTGACATTAATGGAGCAGAATTTACAGGGGATAATTTAGCCTACATTTATCCGGATTTGGATACTGTTATCATTGGGAAATTCAAGAAAGGTATCTTAATTGAGGGTAAAGAAGCAACGCTTACAGGAGTGAGATGCGTTAATGGAATTTATGAAGCAAGATTTTCAGAGCCTGAAGGTCCTAGCTATCACTACTTACCAGCCACAAATGAAACATATGGGGATCAACCAATGCTCACAGATCCactggataaaaaatattattatctcaaaaaatCAAACGTTGATCATGAACTTGCAGATCAAGGAGTGTTTGCAAGTCGTGATATAGAAGAAGGAACAATTTTTGCTCTCTACAATGGGCTCAGCTTGAACTCAGAGAATTTGAcatgtttaataaaaagtatattgatGAAAGCCAGAAGAAAGGTATTGAGGATACCACTGAGGAATATATCCGATACATGA